In Methanothermobacter sp., a genomic segment contains:
- a CDS encoding Zc3h12a-like ribonuclease, with translation MRVIIDASNVAHSRKGDDDKPRLENILKAAEELRKLGYEPVIIADASLKHEIDDKEKFKKYLEKGEFKQVPSGTNADHFILKLAEEEDAKILSNDAFKEYSDEFQDISSRRIPYNFKEDKIVIGRPSKPKRVKNILQKICAEILAEFERKGFDYYKVKRGKKLSGIAIAKEAIDRIEKVEEEGLEPKLEGMFKKLPLFDKFMELVEEAEKTGDFIIFVLVNPQDYREVVKYAGNIAVTVFERLKLDHAPLVAVRNDVFIKKGRFEVNIFYSDEVMEEAPYDINIIINDHDYNFVKKNSRNIASTVAARIGSWRFPIVSVKPSMLMEKPGEFEVVLEKGGSS, from the coding sequence TTGAGGGTTATTATAGATGCATCTAATGTAGCTCATTCTAGGAAGGGGGATGACGACAAGCCCAGGTTAGAGAACATATTAAAGGCCGCTGAAGAACTCCGTAAACTTGGATATGAGCCTGTCATAATCGCTGATGCATCATTAAAGCATGAAATTGATGATAAAGAAAAATTTAAGAAGTATCTTGAAAAGGGCGAGTTTAAGCAGGTGCCCTCTGGCACTAATGCGGATCATTTCATCTTGAAATTAGCAGAGGAGGAAGATGCTAAGATATTATCAAATGATGCCTTCAAAGAATATTCTGATGAGTTTCAGGATATAAGTAGTAGGAGGATACCTTACAATTTTAAAGAGGATAAGATAGTTATCGGCCGACCATCAAAACCTAAGAGGGTTAAAAATATCCTTCAGAAGATCTGTGCAGAGATATTAGCAGAATTCGAGAGGAAGGGCTTCGACTATTATAAGGTTAAAAGGGGTAAGAAATTGAGTGGTATAGCAATTGCGAAAGAAGCCATTGATAGGATAGAAAAAGTGGAAGAGGAGGGTCTTGAACCAAAACTTGAAGGTATGTTCAAGAAATTACCCCTTTTTGACAAGTTCATGGAACTCGTTGAGGAAGCTGAAAAAACAGGAGACTTCATAATATTCGTACTTGTAAATCCCCAAGATTACAGGGAAGTTGTTAAATATGCGGGTAACATCGCGGTAACAGTCTTTGAACGTTTAAAATTGGATCACGCCCCCCTCGTCGCTGTTAGAAATGATGTTTTCATCAAAAAGGGCCGTTTTGAGGTTAATATATTCTATTCTGATGAGGTTATGGAGGAAGCGCCTTATGATATTAACATAATCATCAATGACCATGACTATAATTTTGTAAAGAAGAATTCGAGGAACATTGCAAGTACCGTAGCTGCTCGCATAGGATCCTGGAGATTCCCTATAGTTTCTGTGAAGCCTAGTATGCTAATGGAAAAACCTGGAGAATTTGAAGTGGTCTTGGAGAAGGGAGGAAGCAGTTAA
- a CDS encoding metallophosphoesterase, with translation MVLIAHISDLHVGAENFKEDILLEAIRQINDMEPDVVVATGDLTDNGYYLEFLQVASYLSNIESPLLVVPGNHDARHVGNETFEEVLKEKRGTLTINDELRVIGLDSSEPDLDEGKVGRSQQLWMEKELKKAAEADLYSVIALHHHIIPVPKTGRERNVLVDAGDVLCSIVKGRANLVICGHKHVPHVWRVEDIFFVTAGTVASLKLRGKDINSYNTYYIEDDIIEIRLNQVQRKSYLMGSYKLCSK, from the coding sequence ATGGTGCTCATCGCCCACATATCAGATCTTCATGTAGGCGCGGAAAACTTTAAAGAGGATATACTATTAGAGGCTATAAGGCAGATAAATGACATGGAACCTGATGTTGTCGTTGCTACAGGTGATTTAACAGATAATGGCTACTATTTAGAATTTTTGCAAGTGGCAAGTTATCTTAGTAATATAGAAAGTCCCCTGCTGGTTGTCCCAGGTAACCATGATGCAAGACATGTAGGTAATGAGACATTCGAAGAGGTTCTGAAAGAAAAAAGGGGCACTTTAACTATTAATGATGAATTACGAGTGATAGGATTGGATAGTAGCGAACCAGACCTGGATGAGGGGAAAGTAGGGAGGTCTCAGCAATTATGGATGGAAAAAGAGCTTAAAAAAGCCGCTGAGGCCGACTTGTATAGTGTGATAGCATTACATCATCATATCATACCAGTACCAAAAACTGGACGTGAAAGGAATGTTCTAGTCGATGCAGGTGATGTTTTATGCTCCATTGTCAAAGGTAGGGCCAATTTGGTTATCTGTGGCCATAAGCATGTTCCACACGTATGGAGAGTTGAGGACATTTTCTTTGTAACAGCTGGTACAGTAGCATCACTCAAGCTCCGAGGTAAAGATATTAATTCATATAACACATATTATATCGAGGATGATATAATAGAGATAAGATTAAACCAAGTGCAAAGGAAAAGCTATTTGATGGGATCATATAAACTCTGTTCTAAATAA
- a CDS encoding nascent polypeptide-associated complex protein: MIPGMGMNPKQLKQMQRAMKQMGMEMKDLKGVKEVIIRLKDKDIIIGNPKVTIMDFMGQRTYQVTGKAKEKTRGPEIPEEDIELVMSQTGATRKEAEDALKETNGDLAEAILRLS; this comes from the coding sequence ATGGGAATGAACCCAAAACAGTTAAAGCAGATGCAAAGAGCAATGAAACAGATGGGAATGGAGATGAAGGACCTCAAAGGCGTTAAAGAAGTTATAATAAGGTTAAAGGATAAAGATATTATCATAGGGAATCCTAAGGTTACTATCATGGATTTCATGGGCCAGAGAACCTATCAAGTAACTGGTAAAGCCAAGGAAAAAACAAGGGGGCCTGAGATACCTGAGGAGGATATTGAGCTTGTTATGAGCCAAACAGGCGCTACTAGAAAAGAAGCGGAGGATGCGCTAAAGGAGACCAATGGGGATCTTGCAGAGGCTATTTTGAGGTTAAGTTAA